Proteins encoded in a region of the Paenibacillus sp. E222 genome:
- a CDS encoding histidine kinase encodes MKDSFKRKSPEDILKMITKLQQGTLKIYIGPVSGSGKTYHMLREGNTLHHQGIDVVICAVSTMQRPETVEQLGELERIPSIHWSRWKDGMEMKDLNLDALLVRNPEVVLVDGLAHRNRKGARHATRLEDIQYLLRHNISVITTVNVYELEGYTELARQLTGIAAEHTVPADTLELADEVKLIDVTPETVLSRLAEGHLRGHEGEAVFRHGNLGILRELALRLVAEGVNESLREHREEMGITVTTGIMERILVSTQYHWNGSIYIRRGQQIAKRLNGDLHAVTFRNMKQPLSKEAAVFRRNMIKLVEKFGGQFEELPVLHRRNIPSTLARYAVQHQITRIVMGHSRHSRWQELWRGSFVNSLLRRVRGVDLFLLADRAQHEGERVLPTRLSDTEMPTYRRLSEQEMKAQIGQIRRGKFKVYIGAAPGVGKTYMMLREGNDLLRKGIDVRIGLLETHNRAETVEQIGQLSIIPREQRVYQGVQLEEMDTEAILRLCPEVVLVDELAHTNVPGSTRQKRYEDVQILLDAGISVITTVNVQHLESLNDAVEHITGIRVRETVPDQILQMADEVQLIDVAPQALRQRMREGKIYAAAKVEQALGHFFRIGNLIALRELALRELADDVDERLESQERKSALRGPWRRQEAVFVCVSSDEHAERLIRRGFRTAYRLKAVWHVHHVHVGIAMNDEVKCQLEELEQLTVRLGGKFHIHHSQRLRDVPGILAGKASEEKATQLVVGQAKRVWWLNGYRGKGTVVSRLVRLSRHMDVLIVADYDYDLSGM; translated from the coding sequence ATGAAAGACAGCTTCAAGCGGAAGTCCCCGGAAGACATCTTGAAGATGATCACGAAGCTGCAGCAGGGCACCTTGAAGATATATATCGGTCCGGTCAGCGGTTCAGGCAAAACGTATCATATGCTCAGGGAAGGAAACACATTGCACCACCAGGGGATCGATGTGGTCATCTGTGCTGTGTCGACCATGCAAAGACCGGAGACCGTGGAGCAGCTCGGCGAGTTGGAGCGAATTCCAAGTATTCACTGGTCTCGCTGGAAGGATGGCATGGAGATGAAGGATCTGAATCTGGATGCCCTGCTGGTACGTAATCCGGAGGTTGTGCTCGTTGACGGACTTGCTCATAGAAACCGAAAAGGGGCACGTCATGCAACCCGACTGGAAGACATTCAGTATTTGCTGCGACACAACATCAGTGTCATTACAACGGTGAATGTATATGAGCTGGAGGGATATACGGAGCTTGCACGCCAGCTAACAGGAATTGCGGCAGAGCATACTGTGCCTGCCGATACCCTTGAACTGGCCGATGAAGTGAAGCTGATTGATGTAACTCCTGAAACCGTCTTAAGCCGCCTTGCGGAGGGACATCTTCGGGGACACGAGGGTGAAGCGGTATTTCGGCATGGCAACTTGGGTATTTTGCGTGAACTGGCACTTCGACTTGTCGCAGAAGGGGTTAACGAATCACTGCGTGAGCACCGGGAAGAGATGGGAATTACGGTCACGACAGGCATCATGGAACGCATTTTGGTATCCACCCAATATCACTGGAACGGGTCTATCTATATTCGGCGGGGACAGCAGATTGCGAAGAGATTAAACGGAGATCTGCATGCCGTAACCTTTCGTAATATGAAGCAGCCGCTATCCAAGGAAGCTGCTGTTTTTCGTCGCAACATGATCAAACTGGTGGAGAAATTCGGGGGACAGTTTGAGGAATTGCCTGTGTTACACCGCCGTAACATTCCATCTACGCTTGCACGCTACGCAGTCCAGCATCAGATTACACGTATTGTTATGGGACACTCACGACACAGTCGCTGGCAGGAGCTGTGGCGGGGATCATTTGTTAATTCCTTGCTGCGCAGGGTTCGGGGTGTCGATCTGTTTCTGCTTGCGGATCGGGCACAGCATGAGGGCGAGCGGGTGCTTCCGACCCGATTGTCAGACACAGAGATGCCAACATATCGCAGGTTAAGTGAGCAGGAGATGAAGGCACAGATTGGTCAGATTCGGCGTGGCAAGTTCAAGGTATACATTGGTGCTGCGCCAGGTGTGGGGAAAACCTATATGATGCTCCGGGAAGGCAATGATCTGCTCCGCAAAGGCATCGACGTACGAATTGGTTTGCTGGAGACACATAATCGGGCGGAGACGGTGGAACAGATCGGCCAACTATCCATCATTCCACGCGAGCAGCGGGTATACCAGGGGGTACAGCTCGAGGAAATGGATACCGAAGCGATTCTTCGTCTATGTCCTGAGGTGGTATTAGTGGATGAGCTTGCGCATACGAATGTCCCAGGCAGCACACGGCAAAAGCGTTACGAAGATGTGCAGATCCTGTTGGATGCGGGCATCTCTGTCATCACTACTGTGAATGTGCAGCACCTGGAAAGTTTGAACGATGCGGTGGAGCATATTACGGGAATTCGGGTGAGAGAGACCGTGCCGGATCAAATTTTGCAAATGGCAGATGAGGTCCAGCTTATCGATGTTGCCCCTCAGGCCTTGCGGCAACGTATGCGGGAGGGTAAAATCTATGCAGCAGCCAAGGTGGAACAAGCGCTTGGTCATTTTTTTCGCATTGGCAATCTGATTGCCTTACGGGAACTAGCTCTGCGGGAATTGGCCGATGATGTGGATGAACGCCTCGAATCACAGGAGCGCAAAAGTGCACTTCGCGGTCCCTGGCGCAGACAGGAGGCAGTCTTTGTCTGCGTAAGCAGTGATGAGCATGCGGAGCGGCTGATCCGCCGCGGGTTCCGCACAGCCTACCGGTTAAAGGCGGTCTGGCATGTGCACCATGTTCATGTAGGCATAGCCATGAATGATGAAGTGAAATGCCAGTTGGAGGAGCTGGAACAGCTGACCGTTCGACTGGGCGGCAAATTTCATATTCATCATAGCCAGAGGCTGCGAGATGTACCAGGTATTTTGGCGGGTAAAGCTTCTGAGGAAAAAGCAACACAGTTGGTGGTTGGTCAAGCGAAACGGGTCTGGTGGCTGAACGGCTATCGTGGAAAGGGCACGGTGGTCAGCAGGCTGGTGCGGTTATCCAGACATATGGACGTATTGATCGTTGCGGACTACGATTATGATCTGAGCGGGATGTGA
- the kdpC gene encoding potassium-transporting ATPase subunit KdpC, which produces MKQVLPAIRLSVVLMLICGVIYPLATTGVAQLLFSDQANGSLITADGKTIGSSLLAQEVKSPGLFQPRASNANYDGTASAGSNRAVASEAYMVEMKEKVAQLKQENPGLQHIPADLVTGSGSGLDPDLSPEAAKAQIPRISQATGLGEQELAKIVEEHTQGRQLGIFGEPRVNVTALNLALTAELK; this is translated from the coding sequence ATGAAACAGGTACTGCCCGCGATTCGGTTGTCTGTCGTGCTTATGCTGATTTGCGGTGTCATCTATCCGCTGGCTACAACCGGAGTGGCACAGCTGCTCTTCTCCGATCAGGCGAACGGCAGTCTGATCACAGCTGACGGGAAAACCATTGGTTCGTCGCTGCTGGCGCAGGAAGTGAAATCGCCGGGGCTGTTCCAGCCCCGGGCATCGAACGCCAATTATGATGGAACTGCTTCGGCAGGTTCTAATCGCGCCGTGGCCTCGGAGGCGTATATGGTTGAAATGAAGGAAAAGGTGGCTCAGCTCAAGCAAGAGAATCCGGGCTTGCAGCACATTCCTGCGGATCTCGTGACCGGTTCCGGTTCCGGTCTTGACCCGGATCTGTCACCGGAAGCGGCAAAAGCACAGATTCCGCGGATTAGCCAGGCAACGGGTCTTGGTGAGCAAGAGCTTGCCAAGATCGTGGAGGAACATACACAAGGGCGACAGCTGGGCATTTTCGGTGAGCCGCGTGTGAATGTGACCGCTTTGAATCTGGCGTTAACGGCTGAGCTGAAATAA
- the kdpB gene encoding potassium-transporting ATPase subunit KdpB — MNVVERKKEQTVKGLDRGTIRTQGKGTRGTGTDPGTPKRTKTLSRDILLQASLDAFKKLNPVVMIKNPVMFIVEVGTLITLLLCINPDFFVASEAGRGYNIAVFLILLFTLLFANFAEALAEGRGKAQADTLRKTKSDTTAKLVQKDGTIKQVSSTQLKKGDIVRVEAGELIPTDGEIIEGLASIDESAITGESAPVIKEAGGDFSSVTGGTRVTSDYIVMRVQTDPGESFLDRMISLVEGAQRQKTPNEIALTTLLAVLTLIFLIVIMTMVPMANYLGIRLDLATLIALLVCLIPTTIGGLLSAIGIAGMDRVTQFNVLAMSGKAVEAAGDIDTLILDKTGTITYGNRMASEFIPVQGVSAQEMTRAALQASVVDETPEGRSVVELAGKQGENWSETEYADAEHVNFTAETRMSGLNLSGGKQIRKGAVDAIKRHISSRGGRIPGDLDDIANRIAKAGGTPLAVAIDDQIYGVIYLKDTVKPGLKEKFAEMRAMGIKTIMCTGDNPLTAATIALEAGVDDFIAEAKPEDKITAIKKEQQEGKLVAMTGDGTNDAPALAQADVGLAMNSGTMAAKEAANMIDLDSDPTKLLSVVSIGKQLLITRGALTTFSISNDIAKYFAIIPAMFILAMPQLQALNIMNLASPQSAILSALIFNAIIIPLLIPIAMRGVKYRAMSAERLLGRNVFIYGVGGVIVPFIGIKLIDLVLSGLHLV; from the coding sequence ATGAATGTTGTAGAACGAAAGAAGGAGCAGACGGTGAAAGGATTAGACAGAGGCACGATCAGAACCCAGGGTAAAGGAACGAGAGGTACGGGTACGGATCCCGGTACGCCCAAAAGAACCAAAACATTAAGTCGGGACATTCTGCTCCAGGCATCTCTGGATGCCTTCAAGAAGCTGAACCCGGTCGTCATGATCAAAAATCCGGTGATGTTTATCGTCGAAGTCGGCACACTCATCACATTGCTGTTATGTATCAATCCGGATTTCTTTGTTGCATCCGAGGCAGGGCGAGGGTACAACATTGCGGTGTTTCTCATCCTGTTGTTCACGTTGCTGTTTGCCAACTTTGCTGAAGCACTGGCAGAGGGACGGGGCAAAGCTCAGGCGGACACGCTGCGTAAGACGAAATCCGACACCACGGCGAAGCTGGTACAGAAAGACGGAACCATCAAGCAAGTATCTTCGACCCAGTTGAAAAAAGGAGATATCGTCCGTGTAGAAGCAGGCGAACTGATTCCCACGGACGGTGAGATTATTGAAGGGCTGGCCTCTATCGACGAGTCCGCCATTACGGGGGAGTCGGCTCCCGTGATCAAGGAGGCGGGCGGCGACTTCTCCTCCGTTACGGGAGGTACGCGGGTTACTTCCGACTATATCGTGATGCGTGTGCAGACCGATCCGGGGGAGTCGTTCCTCGACCGAATGATCTCACTCGTTGAAGGCGCACAGCGCCAGAAAACACCGAATGAGATTGCGCTGACAACACTGCTCGCCGTGTTGACACTGATATTCCTGATTGTCATCATGACCATGGTACCAATGGCGAACTATTTGGGCATTCGACTCGATCTGGCTACGCTTATCGCACTGCTTGTCTGTCTGATTCCTACGACGATTGGCGGTCTGTTATCCGCGATCGGTATTGCGGGCATGGACCGTGTCACGCAGTTCAACGTACTCGCCATGTCGGGTAAAGCGGTGGAAGCGGCAGGCGATATTGATACACTGATCCTGGACAAAACCGGAACAATTACGTACGGCAACCGCATGGCTTCGGAGTTTATTCCCGTTCAGGGCGTATCTGCACAAGAGATGACTCGGGCGGCGCTGCAAGCTTCCGTAGTGGATGAGACACCAGAGGGGCGCTCGGTCGTTGAATTGGCTGGCAAGCAGGGCGAGAACTGGTCGGAGACGGAATATGCAGATGCAGAACATGTGAACTTCACCGCAGAGACCCGGATGTCGGGTCTGAATCTAAGCGGTGGGAAGCAGATCCGCAAAGGTGCGGTAGATGCGATCAAACGCCATATTTCCTCCCGTGGGGGACGGATACCCGGCGATTTGGACGATATTGCGAACCGAATTGCAAAGGCTGGGGGTACACCGCTTGCTGTTGCGATTGATGACCAGATTTATGGTGTGATCTATCTGAAAGATACAGTGAAGCCGGGACTGAAAGAGAAGTTTGCGGAGATGCGAGCCATGGGTATCAAGACGATCATGTGTACAGGGGATAATCCCCTGACAGCGGCGACCATTGCGCTGGAAGCGGGTGTGGATGATTTTATTGCCGAGGCCAAGCCGGAAGACAAGATTACCGCGATCAAAAAAGAGCAGCAGGAGGGCAAGCTCGTCGCCATGACCGGCGACGGCACCAACGATGCTCCTGCTCTGGCGCAGGCCGATGTAGGCCTGGCGATGAATTCGGGCACCATGGCGGCCAAGGAAGCGGCCAACATGATCGATCTGGATTCTGACCCGACCAAGCTATTGTCGGTGGTCTCCATTGGCAAGCAACTGCTCATTACCCGCGGTGCACTGACGACATTTTCGATATCCAATGATATTGCCAAGTATTTCGCCATCATTCCGGCCATGTTTATTCTGGCCATGCCGCAGCTTCAGGCACTCAATATTATGAACCTCGCTTCACCGCAGTCCGCGATTCTGTCAGCGCTCATCTTCAACGCTATCATTATCCCGCTGCTCATCCCAATCGCCATGCGGGGTGTGAAGTATCGGGCCATGTCCGCGGAACGGCTGCTTGGACGGAATGTGTTCATCTATGGTGTGGGCGGTGTAATCGTACCGTTTATCGGAATTAAGCTGATTGATCTGGTGCTGTCGGGGCTTCATTTGGTATGA
- the kdpA gene encoding potassium-transporting ATPase subunit KdpA, producing MSSGLLQVAVTLLIIILLVKPVGSYLVKVFDGKRTGLDRIFGGPERLLYRLMGVKENESMGWKKYLSAVLISNFVMLLLMFLVLRLQKYLPLNPDGIGNMPAAQAFNTAASFMTNTNWQSYTGENALSYLSQMLAVTFPMFTSAATGFAVAIAFIRGLVGRRDELGNFYVDVVRSITRIFLPLSFIVALFLIFQGVPQTLAGSVNATTLDGAQQTISRGLVASLESIKHLGTNGGGWFGTNAAHPFENPTALSNLVHIVCMMLLPTALVYAFGIMVNNRKQGWTLFAAMSLLFLVMLTTVFVSEYRGVPALDAVGIQGNMEGKEVRFGVSESALFTAVTTAATTGSVNNMHESLTPLGGMIALAEMMLNNVFGGKGVGLLNGLLYVILAVFICGLMVGRTPEFLGKKIEGKEVKLASIALLVHPLIILAPTALALMRPESVASISNSGMHGLTEVLYAFASGAANNGSAFAGLNANTDFYNIAIGVVMLLGRYISMIAMLAIAGSLATKRVVPVTTGTLRTHTPLFAGILVMMIVVVGALTFFPSLALGPIAEHLAMIR from the coding sequence ATGAGTAGCGGTTTATTACAAGTGGCGGTGACGCTGCTGATCATCATACTACTGGTGAAGCCAGTGGGGAGTTATCTGGTGAAGGTGTTTGACGGCAAACGAACAGGACTGGATCGGATATTTGGTGGGCCTGAGCGATTGCTGTATCGATTGATGGGGGTGAAGGAGAACGAGTCGATGGGTTGGAAAAAGTACCTGTCAGCCGTGCTCATTTCGAACTTCGTCATGCTGTTATTGATGTTTCTGGTGCTGCGGTTGCAAAAGTATCTGCCGCTCAACCCGGATGGCATTGGCAATATGCCTGCGGCACAGGCTTTTAATACAGCTGCATCGTTCATGACCAACACGAACTGGCAGTCTTACACGGGCGAGAACGCCCTGTCGTATCTGTCACAGATGCTGGCAGTGACGTTTCCAATGTTCACCTCAGCCGCGACCGGCTTTGCGGTCGCTATTGCCTTCATTCGCGGCCTGGTGGGCCGACGGGATGAACTGGGGAACTTCTACGTCGACGTGGTACGGTCGATTACGAGAATCTTTTTGCCGCTGAGCTTCATTGTGGCGTTGTTCCTCATATTCCAGGGTGTGCCGCAGACACTGGCGGGATCGGTGAACGCGACCACGCTGGATGGGGCGCAGCAGACGATTAGCCGCGGATTGGTCGCTTCGTTGGAGTCGATCAAACACTTGGGTACCAATGGTGGAGGCTGGTTCGGAACCAACGCCGCGCATCCATTTGAGAACCCTACGGCGTTGTCGAACCTCGTGCATATTGTCTGCATGATGCTGCTGCCTACGGCGCTGGTTTACGCCTTCGGCATCATGGTGAACAACCGGAAGCAGGGCTGGACGCTGTTTGCGGCCATGAGTTTACTTTTCCTCGTGATGCTGACCACGGTATTTGTTTCCGAATATCGCGGTGTGCCAGCGCTGGATGCGGTGGGAATCCAAGGCAATATGGAAGGTAAGGAGGTCAGGTTCGGAGTATCCGAATCCGCACTTTTCACAGCGGTGACTACAGCAGCCACAACCGGGTCAGTGAACAATATGCATGAGTCGCTCACCCCGCTTGGTGGCATGATTGCACTGGCGGAGATGATGCTCAACAACGTATTCGGCGGTAAAGGGGTAGGTTTGCTCAACGGGTTGCTCTATGTGATTCTGGCCGTGTTTATCTGTGGGCTGATGGTTGGGCGGACCCCTGAATTTCTGGGCAAAAAAATTGAGGGCAAGGAAGTGAAGCTCGCATCTATCGCGCTGCTGGTTCATCCTTTGATTATTCTGGCTCCGACCGCGCTGGCGCTTATGCGTCCTGAGTCTGTCGCTTCAATTTCGAATTCAGGCATGCATGGTCTGACCGAGGTGCTATATGCCTTTGCATCCGGGGCTGCCAATAATGGATCGGCGTTTGCCGGGCTGAATGCCAACACGGACTTTTACAACATCGCCATTGGTGTGGTGATGCTGCTCGGAAGATATATTTCCATGATCGCGATGCTCGCCATTGCCGGATCATTAGCCACCAAACGAGTGGTTCCCGTAACAACGGGTACACTGCGTACGCATACGCCTCTTTTTGCAGGTATTCTGGTGATGATGATTGTGGTCGTTGGGGCGTTGACGTTCTTCCCATCACTGGCGCTTGGACCGATTGCAGAACATTTGGCGATGATCCGATGA
- a CDS encoding potassium-transporting ATPase subunit F has protein sequence MIVIGMIVLALVVYLGYVLVRPEKF, from the coding sequence ATGATCGTCATCGGCATGATTGTGCTCGCACTGGTAGTCTATCTAGGTTACGTGCTGGTGAGGCCGGAGAAATTCTGA
- a CDS encoding ImmA/IrrE family metallo-endopeptidase has translation MFVGENLTNLRIMHGYSRKQLSELLGVTEQAVWQYENAYTSPKVPIVNELKRIFSVKSKYFYAKDMLAEHNNSANINVMNIAYRSKVLNVISKTQTEAKHVEYLDTFINYITAQISLPTLNIIKLREEAIAYMNHSDDDRSTQIHYVAQLARQRLNLEPSTNENLMFWIEKSGVYVFEKAIGEEIDAYSLWTRNDRPFIILGNIKRSAVRRNFDIAHELGHLLLHYRLEFANLDRKEHKLIENEANLFAGAFLLPEEEFSSDMNDISYKTNPDQYLDLKKKWKTSLQVLGYRAAHLGMMEAKDHRNFYAAMHRRGYLEKEPFDHTIPLQKPMRIKTIIDLISKKGLVDIRYMIEEDWKVETSFFHHMTGISTDFFNKYMMSKRETNTQNVREMPTRSS, from the coding sequence GTGTTCGTTGGTGAAAATCTGACCAATTTGCGGATCATGCACGGGTATTCTAGAAAACAGCTCTCCGAACTGTTAGGTGTGACAGAACAAGCAGTCTGGCAATATGAAAATGCGTATACCTCTCCCAAAGTACCAATCGTGAACGAGTTAAAACGCATTTTCAGTGTGAAAAGCAAGTATTTTTATGCAAAGGATATGCTTGCAGAGCATAATAACTCTGCCAATATTAATGTCATGAATATTGCCTATCGTTCAAAGGTGTTGAATGTGATTTCCAAGACACAGACAGAAGCAAAACACGTAGAATATCTGGATACATTCATCAACTATATTACCGCTCAGATTAGCCTTCCTACGCTGAATATTATCAAGCTGCGGGAAGAGGCTATTGCATATATGAATCATTCAGACGATGATCGTTCGACTCAGATCCATTATGTTGCACAACTTGCGAGGCAACGACTTAATTTGGAGCCTTCTACGAATGAGAACCTCATGTTCTGGATTGAAAAAAGCGGTGTGTACGTTTTTGAGAAAGCGATTGGTGAGGAAATTGATGCGTACAGCCTTTGGACGCGGAACGATCGTCCGTTTATCATACTGGGCAACATCAAACGGTCAGCGGTTCGCAGGAACTTCGATATTGCGCATGAGCTTGGCCATTTGCTGCTTCATTACCGTCTTGAGTTCGCCAATCTGGATCGAAAAGAACACAAATTAATTGAGAATGAAGCCAATTTGTTTGCGGGTGCCTTTTTATTACCTGAGGAAGAGTTCTCATCGGATATGAATGACATCTCTTATAAGACGAATCCAGATCAGTATCTCGATTTGAAAAAGAAATGGAAGACCTCACTACAAGTATTGGGATACAGAGCTGCGCATTTAGGTATGATGGAGGCAAAGGATCATCGTAATTTCTATGCGGCGATGCACCGAAGAGGATATCTGGAAAAAGAACCTTTCGACCATACGATACCACTGCAAAAACCGATGCGAATCAAAACCATTATTGACCTGATCTCCAAGAAAGGTCTTGTGGATATTCGTTATATGATTGAGGAAGATTGGAAAGTGGAGACGTCCTTTTTTCATCATATGACAGGGATAAGCACTGATTTTTTTAATAAGTACATGATGAGCAAACGCGAAACTAACACTCAAAATGTTAGGGAAATGCCCACACGTAGTTCTTAA